One genomic region from Thiohalomonas denitrificans encodes:
- the rplJ gene encoding 50S ribosomal protein L10, which produces MALNLEQKKSIVAEVAEVAASAHSAIGAEYSGLSAEQMTELRAKARDENVYLRVVKNNLARRAVDGTEFECLKDGLVGPLLLAFSMEDPGAAARVIKEFAKENEKLQTKLVAVGGQLYSAAELDRLATLPNKEQAISMLMSVMKAPSEKFVRTLNEVPGKLVRTVAAIRDEKQAA; this is translated from the coding sequence CCGAAGTTGCTGCGAGTGCGCACTCCGCGATCGGTGCGGAGTACTCCGGCTTGTCCGCTGAGCAGATGACCGAATTGCGTGCCAAGGCACGTGACGAAAATGTCTATCTGCGGGTGGTCAAGAACAACCTGGCCCGCCGGGCCGTCGATGGCACCGAATTCGAGTGTCTGAAAGACGGGCTCGTCGGACCGCTGTTGCTGGCGTTCTCCATGGAGGATCCCGGTGCCGCAGCAAGGGTTATCAAGGAGTTTGCGAAGGAGAACGAGAAGCTGCAGACAAAGCTGGTCGCCGTCGGCGGTCAACTCTATTCCGCAGCTGAACTCGATCGGCTCGCTACACTGCCGAACAAGGAGCAGGCGATCAGCATGCTCATGTCGGTGATGAAAGCCCCGAGCGAGAAGTTCGTCCGTACCCTCAACGAGGTGCCTGGAAAACTGGTTCGCACGGTTGCTGCGATCCGCGACGAAAAACAGGCAGCCTAA
- the rplL gene encoding 50S ribosomal protein L7/L12, giving the protein MAVSKDDILETISNMTVMEVVELIEAMEEKFGVSAAAAVAAAPAAAGGEAAAEEQTAFDVVMSSFGENKVSVIKAVRAITGLGLKEAKEMVEGVPATIKEGAEKGEAEDIKKQLEEAGASVELK; this is encoded by the coding sequence ATGGCCGTTTCTAAAGACGATATCCTGGAAACCATTTCCAACATGACCGTAATGGAGGTCGTGGAACTGATCGAGGCGATGGAAGAGAAGTTTGGTGTCTCCGCCGCCGCCGCCGTTGCCGCCGCCCCGGCCGCTGCTGGAGGAGAAGCTGCCGCTGAAGAGCAGACCGCGTTCGACGTGGTCATGAGCAGCTTTGGCGAAAACAAGGTCTCCGTCATCAAGGCCGTTCGCGCCATCACCGGCCTGGGTCTCAAAGAGGCCAAGGAAATGGTTGAAGGTGTCCCGGCAACCATTAAAGAAGGTGCCGAAAAAGGCGAAGCCGAAGATATCAAGAAGCAGCTCGAGGAAGCCGGCGCTTCGGTTGAACTTAAGTAA
- the rpoB gene encoding DNA-directed RNA polymerase subunit beta, translating to MAYSFTEKKRIRKDFSKRRSVLEVPYMLSIQLDSYRNFLQADVTSDERNEQGLHAAFKSVFPIVSYSGNAALEYVSYRLGTPAFDVKECQMRGLTYAAPLRVKLRLVLYDKDSSAKSVKDIREQEVYMGELPLMTENGTFVINGTERVIVSQLHRSPGVFFEHDKGKTHSSGKLLFSARVIPYRGSWLDFEFDPKDLVYVRIDRRRKLPATILLRGLGYSTEEILDVFFERDTYTFTKNGVKIKLVPERLRGETATVDIKLEGKVLVERDRRITARHIREMEKAGLSTLEVPVDYVHGKTLAQDIVDKESGELLAQANDELTPELVDKLVDAGVKKFDTIFTNDLDRGPYIAETLRIDPTTTDLEALVEIYRMMRPGEPPTKDAAENLFHNLFFTGDRYDLSHVGRMKFNRRVGRKEVEGPGVLYDSKYFGGRDKKDTVAHERVKQFGEQSDILEVLKTLVDIRNGNGQVDDIDHLGNRRVRSVGEMAENQFRIGLVRVERAVKERLSLAESENLMPQELINAKPVSAAVKEFFGSSQLSQFMDQNNPLSEVTHKRRISALGPGGLTRERAGFEVRDVHPTHYGRVCPIETPEGPNIGLINSLAVYARANPYGFLETPYRKVVDGNVTDEIVYLSAIDEGEFVIAQANARTDADNNLLDDLVSSRHMNEFTLSPKENIQFIDVSPKQIVSVAASLVPFLEHDDANRALMGSNMQRQAVPTLRPDKPLVGTGIERTVAIDSGVTVTARRGGTVDSVDSGRIVVRVNDDETEAGESGVDIYNLIKYTRSNQNTCINQRPLVGPGNVIARGDVLADGSATDMGELALGQNMLVAFMPWNGYNFEDSILISERVVEEDRYTTIHIEELTCVARDTKLGPEEISADIPNVGEAALAKLDEAGIVHIGAEVKSGDILVGKVTPKGETQLTPEEKLLRAIFGEKASDVKDTSQRVPSGMNGTVIGVQVFTRDGLEKDTRAKAIEESELDQVRKDLRDQQRIMSDDAFARVEKMLVGQEAAGGPDKLKSGDKISNTYLRDLPRDKWFEIRLKDDDVNSQLEAVGESLKQMKAQFDDLYEEKRRKLTQGDDLAPGVLKMVKVYLAVKRRIQPGDKMAGRHGNKGVISMIVPVEDMPYMDDGTPVDIVLNPLGVPSRMNVGQVLETHLGWAAKGLGRKLNNMVQAKAKVDEVRKFLHEIYNQSGKKEDLDSLTDDEILELAKHLRAGVPMATPVFDGVNEDEIRQMLRLADLPESGQTVLYDGRTGDSFDRQVTVGYMYMLKLNHLIDDKMHARSTGPYSLVTQQPLGGKAQFGGQRFGEMEVWALEAYGAAYTLQEMLTVKSDDVNGRTKMYKNIVDGDHRMEAGMPESFNVLLKEIRALGIDIELEHE from the coding sequence ATGGCTTACTCGTTCACTGAGAAGAAACGTATCCGCAAGGATTTCAGCAAGCGCCGCAGCGTCCTTGAAGTCCCCTACATGCTCTCGATCCAGCTGGACTCGTATCGCAACTTCCTGCAAGCGGACGTAACCAGTGACGAGCGTAACGAACAGGGCCTTCACGCAGCCTTCAAATCGGTATTCCCGATCGTCAGTTATTCGGGTAATGCCGCACTGGAGTATGTTAGCTACCGGCTCGGCACTCCGGCGTTCGACGTCAAGGAGTGCCAGATGCGCGGGCTTACATACGCCGCTCCGCTGCGCGTTAAACTGCGTTTGGTCCTTTATGATAAAGACTCCTCCGCCAAGTCCGTCAAGGATATCCGGGAGCAGGAAGTCTACATGGGCGAACTGCCCCTGATGACCGAAAACGGTACGTTCGTGATCAATGGTACCGAGCGGGTCATCGTTTCTCAGCTGCACCGCTCGCCGGGCGTATTCTTCGAGCATGACAAGGGCAAGACCCACTCCTCCGGCAAGCTGCTGTTCTCCGCCCGGGTGATCCCCTATCGGGGTTCCTGGCTGGATTTCGAATTCGATCCCAAGGATCTGGTCTACGTGCGCATCGATCGGCGTCGGAAACTGCCGGCCACAATCCTGCTGCGCGGCCTCGGTTACAGTACCGAGGAGATCCTCGATGTCTTCTTTGAACGCGATACCTACACCTTCACCAAGAACGGCGTGAAGATTAAGCTCGTTCCGGAACGCCTGCGCGGCGAGACGGCGACCGTCGATATCAAGCTCGAAGGAAAGGTGCTGGTGGAGCGGGATCGTCGGATTACTGCGCGCCACATCCGTGAGATGGAGAAAGCCGGCCTCTCGACTCTCGAGGTGCCGGTCGATTACGTTCATGGCAAGACCCTGGCGCAAGATATCGTCGATAAGGAGAGTGGTGAGCTACTGGCTCAGGCCAACGACGAACTCACCCCGGAATTGGTCGACAAACTGGTCGATGCCGGTGTCAAAAAGTTCGACACAATCTTCACCAACGACCTGGACCGCGGTCCCTACATCGCAGAGACCCTGCGGATCGATCCGACTACTACCGATCTGGAAGCACTGGTCGAGATCTATCGTATGATGCGTCCGGGTGAACCGCCGACCAAAGACGCGGCGGAGAACCTGTTCCACAACCTGTTCTTTACCGGGGATCGCTACGACCTCTCCCACGTCGGCCGCATGAAGTTCAATCGCCGCGTGGGTCGGAAAGAGGTCGAAGGCCCGGGCGTACTCTATGACAGCAAGTATTTCGGTGGCCGTGACAAGAAGGACACGGTGGCCCATGAGCGGGTCAAGCAGTTCGGCGAACAGTCGGACATCCTCGAGGTTCTGAAGACGCTGGTCGACATTCGCAACGGCAACGGTCAGGTGGACGATATCGACCACCTGGGCAATCGCCGCGTCCGCTCCGTGGGCGAGATGGCGGAAAACCAGTTCCGTATCGGTCTTGTGCGTGTGGAACGCGCCGTCAAGGAGCGCCTGTCGCTCGCCGAGTCGGAAAACCTGATGCCGCAGGAATTGATCAACGCCAAGCCGGTCTCCGCGGCCGTCAAGGAGTTCTTCGGCTCCTCGCAGTTGTCGCAGTTCATGGACCAGAACAACCCCCTGTCGGAGGTCACCCACAAGCGGAGGATCTCCGCACTGGGACCGGGTGGCCTGACGCGAGAGCGGGCCGGGTTCGAGGTGCGCGATGTGCACCCGACGCATTATGGCCGCGTCTGCCCGATCGAGACTCCGGAGGGACCGAACATCGGTCTCATCAACTCGCTGGCGGTGTACGCACGGGCGAATCCCTACGGCTTCCTGGAGACGCCTTACCGGAAGGTGGTGGATGGCAATGTGACCGACGAGATTGTGTACCTGTCGGCCATCGATGAAGGCGAATTCGTCATCGCGCAGGCCAACGCCCGTACCGATGCCGACAACAATCTTCTGGACGACCTGGTCTCTTCCCGGCATATGAACGAGTTCACGTTGTCGCCGAAGGAGAATATCCAGTTCATCGATGTCTCGCCCAAGCAGATCGTTTCGGTAGCGGCTTCGCTGGTGCCTTTCCTGGAACACGATGATGCCAACCGCGCGCTCATGGGCTCCAACATGCAGCGCCAGGCCGTCCCCACCCTGCGTCCCGACAAACCGTTGGTCGGTACCGGTATCGAACGCACAGTGGCTATCGACTCCGGTGTAACGGTGACCGCCCGCCGTGGGGGTACCGTGGACTCGGTGGATTCTGGTCGTATCGTGGTTCGGGTGAACGACGACGAGACGGAGGCGGGTGAATCCGGCGTCGATATCTACAACCTGATCAAGTACACCCGTTCCAATCAGAACACCTGTATCAATCAGCGTCCACTGGTCGGCCCCGGTAACGTGATTGCCCGCGGGGACGTGCTCGCCGACGGTTCGGCAACCGATATGGGTGAACTGGCACTGGGGCAGAACATGTTGGTCGCGTTCATGCCCTGGAACGGTTACAACTTCGAGGATTCCATTCTCATCTCCGAGCGTGTGGTCGAGGAGGATCGCTACACCACGATCCATATTGAAGAGCTGACCTGCGTAGCCCGTGACACCAAACTGGGACCGGAAGAGATCTCCGCGGATATCCCCAACGTGGGCGAGGCAGCACTCGCCAAACTCGACGAAGCCGGCATCGTGCACATCGGTGCCGAGGTGAAATCGGGCGATATCCTCGTGGGCAAGGTGACGCCGAAGGGTGAAACCCAGCTCACGCCGGAAGAGAAGCTGCTGCGCGCCATATTCGGCGAGAAGGCCTCGGACGTAAAAGACACCTCCCAGCGTGTGCCGTCGGGCATGAATGGTACGGTCATCGGCGTACAGGTCTTCACCCGTGACGGGTTGGAGAAGGATACCCGCGCCAAGGCCATCGAGGAGTCGGAGCTGGACCAGGTCCGGAAGGATCTGCGGGATCAGCAGCGCATCATGTCCGATGACGCCTTCGCCCGGGTAGAGAAGATGCTGGTGGGCCAGGAAGCGGCCGGCGGACCGGACAAGCTGAAGTCGGGTGATAAGATCAGCAACACGTACCTGCGGGATCTGCCGCGTGACAAGTGGTTCGAAATCCGCCTGAAGGACGACGACGTCAACAGTCAGCTGGAAGCGGTCGGCGAAAGCCTCAAGCAGATGAAGGCGCAGTTCGATGATCTCTATGAGGAGAAGCGCCGCAAGCTGACCCAGGGTGACGATCTGGCCCCGGGCGTGCTGAAGATGGTCAAGGTCTACCTGGCCGTCAAGCGCCGTATTCAGCCGGGCGACAAGATGGCCGGCCGTCACGGAAACAAGGGTGTCATCTCCATGATTGTCCCGGTCGAGGACATGCCTTATATGGATGACGGTACCCCGGTCGACATCGTTCTCAACCCGCTTGGCGTACCTTCTCGAATGAATGTCGGGCAGGTGCTGGAGACCCACCTGGGTTGGGCGGCCAAAGGGCTGGGCCGTAAGCTCAACAACATGGTTCAGGCCAAGGCCAAAGTGGACGAGGTGCGCAAGTTCCTGCACGAGATTTACAACCAGTCGGGCAAGAAGGAGGACCTGGATTCTCTTACCGATGACGAGATCCTGGAACTCGCCAAACACCTGCGCGCCGGTGTCCCGATGGCTACGCCGGTCTTCGACGGGGTGAACGAGGACGAGATCCGGCAGATGCTTCGACTCGCCGACCTCCCCGAAAGCGGGCAGACCGTACTGTATGACGGCCGTACCGGTGACTCGTTCGACCGTCAGGTGACGGTGGGCTACATGTATATGCTCAAGCTCAACCATCTGATCGACGACAAGATGCATGCCCGCTCCACCGGACCGTACAGTCTGGTGACGCAGCAGCCACTGGGCGGCAAGGCCCAGTTCGGTGGGCAGCGCTTCGGGGAGATGGAGGTCTGGGCGCTGGAAGCGTACGGCGCCGCCTACACCCTGCAGGAGATGCTGACTGTCAAATCGGACGATGTGAACGGTCGGACCAAGATGTACAAGAACATCGTCGACGGCGACCATCGCATGGAGGCCGGTATGCCGGAGTCGTTCAACGTGCTGCTCAAGGAGATCCGCGCGCTGGGTATCGACATCGAGCTGGAGCACGAGTAG